The nucleotide sequence TCACTTGCTTTTCACTTTTTTTCGTACTACTATGCACTGGAATGTCCATGTTTGCTAATTTGCAGATTGAATTGTTCTGATAAAGTATGCTAATACATATCACTTCTTTCTGAAGAAGCTTGAAGTAAATAAATCGAAGGATTCTCTACCGATGAATAGGGTGCTGCACCAGACATGATATGGTCTTTTCATTTTTTGTGGTAAGACTGGACTGACGGAACCATGCTTTTCCTGCGTAGTTTTCAACAGGCTATTACATGGTCTATTAAGTGAGTGTGAGGATTCTTGAACTTACCCTGACATTATGGAACCTTTGTGCTGAAACAATTAATTATGTTAATCTATAATGATAGCAATGAAGACATTGTGCAGTTCAGTTATCAGTACAGTACAATGCAGATGGTCATGTGGCCATTATAGCCCATCTTCAGTATCGTGGTTAACATTGATAGGATTAATGTAATCTTCCTAACGACATGTTTCATTTTCCCTATGTAATTTTTTTGTTCTGATGCCCTACTACTGTTTTATTGACTGCAGGCATTCTATTTTGTATAGTATGATTTTGTTTGTTGGAGAGATACTAGCTGCCCCTTTTCCACCTGTTAGTAAGTTTTGTAGCCGACTTCTTAATTGATATTATAGACGTTTTAAGGTAGACGTGGTATTTTCAGTTAGACTGATTTCTTGTATTTTATCCGCTGTTATAGGAGTTTGTAAACCTCTGTTTTTTGATAAAAAATTAAAATGTGCATGCATTGTCAAAGTTTGTGAAGTAGAATTAATAACCTTTTGGTTATTGATCACTGTATGTATCTTAGATGTCGCGTAGCAATGCAAGGGCATTCACCTAGTACTAGTCCAATATTAATTAATAACTTGCACAGAATTACAACCATTGACATAAAAAGGAAATATGATGAGTCATGTATTGATTCATGTACAACATTACTACCCTTGACATAAAAGAAGAATTTGACGAGTCGTATTAGCTTGTTCATCTTACCATCATACTATATTGCAAGCTAGTTTAAAAAAGAATAAAAGTCCAGAATGAACAGTAGAATAGCCTGATCTATCTTTAACAACATGCACAAGAATACAAATGTAGTCCCTTGCAAGCTATGAAGATTTGGTTTATGCCTAACAACATGATAAACTTAGATCCAAAAGGAATGCAATCTAGATAATTGTTTGACTTGTAAAGTCGGTAAGATGAGTCAGTGCCAATTATAAAGTTTTCGCCACTCTTAGATCATATGTACAATAAAAAGGCAACTTTGCTGACCACTCCAAAAGTACGTTTGTATGTAGTGCCACCAAACACAACACAGCAAATAATCAGTTTGATAAGCATCGAATCACTTTAAAAAGTGAAAGCAATAATGAAAAGAAACCTAACCATGGTAGCTATAAAAAGCCTGTAATATGTACACTCCATACCATCATCCATCCTTCACACAACTAGAGCACAAGCATCAAATCCAAGTAAGTATTAGTTAACGCAAATCCACCATGAAGACCTTACTCATCCTAACAATCCTTGCGATGGCAACAACCATCGCCACCGCCAATATGCAAGTCGACCCCAGCGGCCAAGTACAATGGCCACAACAACAACCATTCCCCCAGCCCCAACAACCATTCTGCCAGCAACCACAACGAACTATTCCCCAACCCCATCAAACATTCCACCATCAACCACAACAAACATTTCCCCAACCCCAACAAACATACCCCCATCAACCACAACAACAATTTCCCCAGACCCAACAACCACAACAACCATTTCCCCAGCCCCAACAAACATTCCCCCAACAACCCCAACTACCATTTCCCCAACAACGCCAACAACCATTcccccagcctcagcaaccccaaCAACCATTTCCCCAGTCACAACAACCACAACAACCTTTTCCCCAGCCCCAACAACAATTTCCGCAGCCCCAACAACCACAACAATCATTCCCCCAACAACAACAACCGGCGATTCAGTCATTTCTACAACAACAGATGAACCCCTGCAAGAATTTCCTCTTGCAGCAATGCAACCATGTGTCATTGGTGTCATCTCTCGTGTCAATAATTTTGCCACGAAGTGATTGCCAGGTGATGCAGCAACAATGTTGCCAACAACTAGCACAAATTCCTCAACAGCTCCAGTGCGCAGCCATCCACAGCGTCGCGCATTCCATCATcatgcaacaagaacaacaacaaggcGTGCCGATCCTGCGGCCACTATTTCAGCTCGCCCAGGGTCTGGGTATCATCCAACCTCAACAACCAGCTCAATTGGAGGGGATCAGGTCATTGGTATTGAAAACTCTTCCAACCATGTGCAACGTGTATGTGCCACCTGACTGCTCCACCATCAACGTACCATATGCCAACATAGACGATGGCATTGGTGGCCAATGAAAAATGCAAGATCATCGTTGCTTAGCTGATGCACCAATCGTTGTAGCGATGACAAATAAAGTGGTGTGCACCATCATGTGTGACCCCGACCAGTGCTAGTTCAAGCTTGGGAataaaagacaaacaaagttctTGTTTGCTAGCATTGCTTGTCACTGTTACATTCACTTTTTATTTCGATGTTCATCCCTAACCGCAATCCTAGCCTTACACGTCAATAGCTAGCTGCTTGTGCTGGCAGGTTACTATATAATCTATCAATTAATGGTCGACCTATTAATCCAAGTAATAGGCTATTGATAGACTGCTCCCAAGCCGACCGAGCAGCTATCAGTTACGGATTTCTTGAACATTGCACACTATAATAATTCAACGTATTTCAATCTCTAGAAGTAAAAGGGCATTTTAGTAGCAAAACAAGCGCCTGATTAGAAACCATTCATCACTCTAAATGTTAATCTGGATATTTTTGCGTTGGTACAATTTTGAGTTTGGTGGCACCAAAGCATTTTTCAAAAGCAATTCTTTAGGGGACTCCAAAGAGGTGAAAATCAAACTAAAGTTGCCATTGCACAATTTTATCTATATTTTCTTTCCATTTTGCAAGGTTGCACCGGAGTGAGCACCGGAAAGCAACCGGAGCCGGAAAATGAAGGTTTCACAAGAGAGCAACACTTTTATAGAGCGAGGAAAAAAATAAAGCAAACATATATCAAAGGTTTTTAGAGCAAAATAGCCCCAACTACCAAAAACTGGCCCTAGGGGTGGCCTATATATATGGCCCACATGCCTGACCACCTGCCTTGGGTCCCGGGCATGGCCTAGGATGCGTAGGGCTCACAGAAGCCCCATGCCTCCATCCTTTTTATATACTAATATCATATGCGCGAAAAACACCCTTGATTTTCACTTATTTTTCTGTTACCCAGGTACAGAGAACGTTATTATCTTCCTCGCGCTAGTAGGGAAACCCCTTATAGGATTTTACTATTAGGAGCATCCACAACTATATGGACGCTCCTGCTAACTCGCCTAACAGCGAGCAGCGTGCGGGAAAAACCAGAACGCGGCAGTAGTGAGGGACTTAGTGGCGTTCATGCATTCGAAACACTGCTAGTTACATACATGAAGGTAGACGGTTTGCCATAGTCCCTGGCAGCTTGCGGATGGAGGGAATGCCACCGGTGTCACCTCCTATAGCAGGGTGTGGCTCTGCTCCACATGCTGCTACTGTGATGTCTAACACTCTGTGCACTGACGGGCATGTGGGTCTTAAAAACTAGCGGCGTTTATATACCCGCACGCTGCTAAATTGTAAACTTTAGTAGCTTTGAGCGGATGGCAGAAACTGCTAATTGTTTCGCCCAATAATTGAGTACCCCCTTCTTCTCCTTCCACCCCTCTCTCTACTTTTTGTCAGGCATAATTTCATCAGTAGATCTTTTTCTGCCTTTACTTTCGTGGATGTTAGCagcgtgttctctctatggcacactACTAAGCCGTTTTCTATATTCAATCCCCTTGAAATTGAAAACAATAGTGAATAAATCCATAAGTGTACATGTAAATGTAAAATGGTGCATATGATTAGCCAACAAAATTTTGCAGGCACACTTTTCAGCACTATTCAGATTACCGGTGGTGATATACCTACCTTCGGTTTGGGAGGAATCTATACTAAACTTTGGTTTAACACTTTGTAATTTTAAGCGCTAGTTCAAGTGGTCATATAATGACAATACACCAAGTTTCAAGAATTTTAAAAtgcatttttttaaaattcaaatgAAAAACTGTTTGTAGCGTTCGCCTGTGTATGCCAGGCTGCCAGTCCTCAACATCATTAGCCATGTGTCATTCTTGCACATATGGCTTGTGTTTGGTATACAAACCGTCGTGTAAGCTAGCAGTGTCCCGCGGGCGCACACGCTGCTAGCTTGTATGCATACAAACTATCCTGCCCGGGTTTTATTAACTTGTTCCTCTCCCCATCTTTTTGCGCCCTCTCCTTGCCACACCCGGAATTCTCATCTTGAAATCTATGGCCGACAATTATTGGTGGCATTTATGCCGCCGGCCGTCATGCACATGTCTAATTAGTGGTTAGTTCAATCTGGCCACCCTCCTCCTGTTGATCTGCTCCACAGGTGTGGTGAATTCATCTGACCACCCTCAATCCTACGAATGTGTATACCTTAGATCATTTAAGTACCAAGTTAAATTTAGTTTATTTCTCCACTGTACCTAGTTTATTAGATTAGTTAGATTGATTAATTAGTGTCATATATAGTGTATTGATTAATTAGTATGTATAACTTGATTTTAATTATCACAACTTGAGTTTAAAGTAGTTTACCAGAACTTGAGTTTAGTAATTATTTTACATATGCATTAGCGAGGAAGGTAACAAGTTCATGGCCGTTTTCCAAATGGAGCAGGATGCTAACCTAGTCCTCTTCATGCGTGCCATCTTATACTAGGAGGTTGACGAGTAAGCTTCATATAGTCCTCTTAATGCGTGTTGTTATTTAGTCTACTTTGTTGTGAACATATTTCATATCATGAacgtttttcaaattcatgaacacttttataCCTTTTCAAACATTTTCTTAAATTGAGAAcatattttaaattcatgaacactttatactattttcaaaaaaaattagaaaattgtgaatattgttgaAACAATTTTGTTGAATCTGTGAACATTTCTAGAATCGACGAAGAATTTGTTTTCACATAggtggaacattttttgaaattcaaaaaaCATTTTTTGATTTAGCGAACATGTTTTAAATTGCATGATCAGTTTTTGAATCAccgaacattttatgaatgaaaAAGCTAGTTTGTAAGTCGCAGACAGTTTTTGAAATTTTAGGATATTTTTCCATTCGGGAACATTCTTTGTCTGGCGAAATTTTGTCTTAATTTACATATTTTTAATATACAAACTTTTTCAAAATGATAAAGATTTTTTGATTTCCCGAATATTTGTTTTCAAAATTTCATAAGTGCCCCACCAATGGTacctataagtgataaaaaaaaCATTTTACACAGGGAAATCCCCCGCCTGGGAGAAGATGTAGCATAACTCTTTGGGCCGGCCCATATCCGGGTGGACAGTTTTTTATTTATTGTTTTGATTGTTCTTTTTATTTTACGTTTTTGTTTTTTCGACTTAAATAATTTGGTACTTAAAAAAGTTCAGAAATTTAAACAAAatgagatttttttttaaaaatcatatAATGTTTGTGGATTCCAAAAATATTTCAGATTTTGTAAACATTTTGTTTTGAAATTTTGGAAAACCAAATTTTGgacaattaaaaaatgttcattttttttaaaacttctAGTATTAGAAACTGTTAATGAAATTGCACAAAATACAGCCATTACAGAAAATGTTAATTAATGGAAAAATATCCTAAAAGTTTACAAAATAGTTTTTCattcattcataaaatgttcgctgattcaaaAACTGATCACGCATTTCAAAACATGTTCGTTAAATCAAAAAAATGTTCCacctatttcaaaaaaattcttccaCGATTACTATCAGTATCGTGTGGTGGTTGCTGGGGACTACACCTGTGGTAGTCTTTAGTTCCGACGATGCTAAGCCACACCAATGAGACTTCCaggcaaaacaagcaaaaagcACAAGCAGGCTGAGAGACTCCTTTTTTTTTGCCAGAAACAGAAACACACGGCTCTACATAGATGGCCGGAACGCACAACCGACCAATGGAGGTCACCGTAGGGTTTCGTCTACCCTCCCTCTACTTTGTGCCGGCCACCTTCATCCAGATCGCAGGCTCCGTGCTGCGGGTTTGGGCGGGTGGGTTTCGGTGTAGAGGCTGCTAGGGTTTTACCAGGGCACCCGATTGAATCTTATCTCGGGTCAGAGAAAACAAGGATGGATACAAGAGCTTCGAGTTCCAGAACAGAGCAGGACTTGGAGGCGATGATGAGTGAGTTGGGCCTCCAGGAGGAGGACATGGATGATGTGGTGGTTGAAAAGGAAGATCCGCTGTAGCCGGCGGCGAGTCGGTGGATGGCCATAGCACGTGTCCACACAGAGAAAAGCTATAGTCAGTACGGTTTCTTCAAGACCATGCGAGCTGCGTGGGATCTAGCCAAGCCAGTACAAATTCGTCCGCTTGAGAATAATCTTTATACTTTGCAATTCGAGTGTCTAGGAGACTGGGAGCGTGCCATGGATGAAGGCCCATGGAATTACAAGGGCAACACAGTGGTCCTGGCAGAATACGATGGTTTCACAAAACCATCGCTGATCAAGCTTGACACAATGGAGATTTGGATGCAGATCCACGATCTCCCGGAGGGTTTTTATCCACTGATCAAACCCCTAGCAAGGAAAGTGGGCGAATTCATATATGCAAAACCCAAATCCCAGGACTTTGAGGGGAATTTTTTTAGAGTTAGGGTTGGCATTAATGTGTTTAAGCCTCTCAGAAACGCTGTCAGCCTGGTGTACGAAGGGAAGAGGCAGATTTACAAGGTTAAATACGAGAGGCTTCCAGATTAGTGTGCTGTGTGTGGACATCTGGGGCATCAGTACAAGGAACATGGAGATGGAATTCATGCGAAATCAGCGCTCGTTTTCAGAGATCTACGTGCAGAGTGGTTTAGAGGTGCAGGGCCGGGTCCCGGGCAGAACCGCTACGGCGGGAGAGGCAATTGTGGAGGCCGTGGAAGAGGTGCTGGGAGATCTGGACAGGGGGGAAGAAACACTGAACAGGAAGAATACTCTGAACCGGCGGCAGAGCGAGAGGAGCCCATGATGGATGCTGAAGGTAACCGGAAAAGAACCCAGGCGGACAGTGTTGgaaaatgttggggaacatagtaatttcaaaaaatttcctacgtacacgcaagatcatggtgatgcatagcaacgagaggggagagtgttgtccacgtatcctcatagaccgtaagcggaagcgttagcacaacgcggttgatgtagtcgtacgtcttcgtgatccgaccgatccaagtaccgaacgtacggcacctccgagttcagcacacgttcagctcgatgatgatccccgggctccgatccagcaaagcttcggggatgagttccttcagcacgacggcgtggtgatgatgatgatgttctaccggcgcagggcttcgcctaactccgcgacgatatgaccgaggtggaatatggtggagggggcaccgcacacggctaaggaacgatccgtagatcaacttgtgtgtcttagggtgccccctgcacccgtatataaaggagcaagggggggggaggccggccggccctagagggcgcaccaggaggaggagtcctcctcctagtaggagtaggactccccctttcctactcctactaggaggggaaaggaagggggagagggggaaggaaagagggggggcgccgccccccctcctagtccaattcggaccagagaaagagggggcgcgcggcccaccctggccgcccctctctctttccaccaaggcccatgttgCCCATTgtctctccccggggggttccggtaaccctccggcactccggttttctccgaaaacgtccggaacacttccggtgtttgaatataatcgtccaatatatcaatctttatgtctcgaccatttcgagactcctcgtcatgtccgtgatcatacccgggactccgaacaaacttcggtacatcaaaacttataaactcataataaaactgtcatcgtaacgttaagcgtgcggaccctacgggttcgagagctatgtagacatgacctagaactattctcggtcaataaccaatagcggaacctggatgcccatattggttcctacatattctacgaagatcttatcggtcaaaccgcataacaacatacgttgttccctttgtcatcggtatgttacttgcccgagattcgatcgtcggtatccaatacctagttcaatctcgttaccagcaagtctctttactcgttacgtagtgcatcattccgtaactaactcattagctgcattgcttgcaaggcttatagtgatgtgcattaccgagagggcccagagatacctcttcgacaatcggagtgacaaaacctaatctcgaaatacgccaacccaacatgtaccttcggagacacctgtagtaatcctttataatcacccagttacgttgtgacgtttggtagtacccaaagtgttcctccggtaaatgggagttgcgtaatctcatagttacaggaacatgtataagtcatgaagaaagcaatagcaatatactaaacgatcaagtgctaggctaacggaatgggtcatgtcaatcacatcattctcctaatgatgtgatcccgttaatcaaatgacaacacatgtctatggttaggaaacataaccatctttgattaatgagctagtcaagtagagccatactagtgactatatgtttgtctatgtattcacacatgtatcatgtttccggttaatacaattctagcatgaataataaacatttatcatgatatgaggaaataaataataactttattattgcctctagggcatatttccttcagtctcccacttgcactagagtcaataatctagattacatagtaatgattctaacacccatggagtcttggtgctgatcatgttttgctcgtgagagaggcttagtcaacgggtctgcaacattcagatccgtatgtatcttgcaaatctctatttctcccacttggacttggtcccggatggaattgaagcgtctcttgatgtgcttagtcctcttgtgaaatctggattcctttgccaaggcaattgcactagtattgtcacagaagatcttcattggtcccgatgcactaggtatgacacctagatcggtaatgaactccttcatccagactccttcatttgttgcttctgaagcagctatgtactccgcttcacatgtagatcccgccacgacgctttgtttagaactacaccaacttacagctccaccgtttaataaaaatacgtatccggtttgcgatttagaatcgtccagatcagtgtcaaagcttgcatcgacgtaaccatttacgactagctctttgtcacctccatatatgagaaacatatccttagtccttttcaggtatttcaggatgttcttgaccgctgtccagtgatccactcctggattactttggtaccttcctgctaatcTTATtcctaagcatacatcaggtctggtacacagcattgcatacatgatagagcctatggctgaagcatagggaacatctttcattttctctctatcttctgcagtggtcgggcattgagtctgacttaatttcacaccttgtaacacgggcaagaaccctttctttgcctgatccattttgaactttttcaaaattttatcaaggtatgtgctttgtgaaagtcctattaagcgtcttgatctatctctataaatcttgatgcccaatatgtaagcagcttcaccgaggtctttcattgaaaaacttttattcaagtatccttttatgctatccagaaattctatatcatttccaattaataatatgtcatctacatataatattagaaatgctacagagctcccactcactttcttgtaaatacaggtttctccaaaagtctgtataaaaccatatgctttgatcacactatcgaagcgtttattccaactccgagatgcttgcaccagtccataaatggatcgctggagtttgcacactttgttagctccttttggatcaacaaaaccttctggctgcatcatatacaactcttcttccagatatccattcaagaatgcagttttgacatccatttgccaaatttcataatcatgaaatgcagcaatagctaacatgattcggacagacttaagcatcgctacaggtgagaaagtcttatcgtagtcaaccccttgaacttgtcgaaaaccttttgcaacaagtcgagctttatagacagttacattaccatcagcgtcagtcttcttcttaaagatccatttattctcaatggcttgccgatcatcgggcaagtcaaccaaagtccatactttgttttcatacatggatcccatctcagatttcatggcttctagccattttgcggaatctgggctcatcatcgcttcctcatagttcgtaggttcgtcatggtcaagtaacatgacttccagaataggattaccgtaccactctagtgcggatcttactctggtagaccttcgaagttcagtagaaacttgatctgaagtttcatgatcaatatcattagcttcctcattaattggtgtaggtgtcacaggaaccggtttctgtgatgaactactttccaataagggagcaggtatagttacctcatcaagttctac is from Triticum aestivum cultivar Chinese Spring chromosome 1B, IWGSC CS RefSeq v2.1, whole genome shotgun sequence and encodes:
- the LOC101669856 gene encoding gamma-gliadin precursor, giving the protein MKTLLILTILAMATTIATANMQVDPSGQVQWPQQQPFPQPQQPFCQQPQRTIPQPHQTFHHQPQQTFPQPQQTYPHQPQQQFPQTQQPQQPFPQPQQTFPQQPQLPFPQQRQQPFPQPQQPQQPFPQSQQPQQPFPQPQQQFPQPQQPQQSFPQQQQPAIQSFLQQQMNPCKNFLLQQCNHVSLVSSLVSIILPRSDCQVMQQQCCQQLAQIPQQLQCAAIHSVAHSIIMQQEQQQGVPILRPLFQLAQGLGIIQPQQPAQLEGIRSLVLKTLPTMCNVYVPPDCSTINVPYANIDDGIGGQ